A stretch of the Fusarium musae strain F31 chromosome 2, whole genome shotgun sequence genome encodes the following:
- a CDS encoding hypothetical protein (EggNog:ENOG41) produces the protein MLPEPTLTLTLPSIHDGITLDCRIYHPLSLSANPKAPTWLKHAAVVAHPYAPMGGCYDDPVVGAAAAQLLRKGFLVGTFNFRGAHGSAGRTSWTAKPERDDYATVVAFVLHYVHDLDPFRPHIDNTLHSEPSTPTRLEAPISLDAVVTSAPRPRPILLMGGYSYGGMVVTLIPPLDAILQPFISPIAGSDAAEVRLRAAHLAEQQNIVLASARAAMMEGSARGRSKRGVRIGGDESGSPRRSHSSARRSFSLDDERFRKGVHDFIAKARAGRHSRNVSQNPPTAVVPPEPGEHLPRITDLTMPRPAYLMISPPQGVVTHLATMSLLPSALVKNKDPQDVAAEEKLIRNSSLVIFGDEDGFAPVGKFRSWKAKMEGKMGSQFRGREIETAGHFWVEEGVLDQLRERVGEFADELLAG, from the exons ATGCTTCCAGAACCAACACTCACACTAACCCTCCCCAGCATCCACGATGGCATCACCCTCGACTGTCGAATCTATCATCCTCTCTCACTGTCCGCGAATCCCAAAGCTCCAACATGGCTGAAACATGCTGCTGTGGTTGCTCATCCTTATGCGCCTATGGGAGGATGCTATGATGACCCTGTGGTTGGAGCGGCAGCTGCGCAGTTACTACGGAAGGGGTTCTTAGTAGGGACTTTTAACTTTCG AGGTGCACATGGATCTGCGGGACGGACTTCATGGACTGCGAAACCCGAACGAGACGATTATGCTACCGTTGTCGCTTTTGTTCTACACTACGTTCACGACCTTGATCCCTTCCGACCGCACATCGACAATACCCTCCACAGCGAACCCTCCACGCCGACAAGGTTAGAAGCGCCGATTAGTCTCGACGCAGTTGTCACTTCAGCACCTCGACCACGACCAATCTTGCTTATGGGAGGTTACTCCTACGGCGGAATGGTCGTAACGCTGATCCCACCCCTCGACGCAATTCTCCAGCCGTTCATATCGCCCATCGCAGGATCCGACGCCGCAGAAGTTCGACTTCGAGCTGCGCATCTTGCTGAGCAGCAGAACATCGTGCTTGCGAGTGCCCGTGCCGCAATGATGGAGGGGTCAGCGCGGGGGAGGAGCAAGCGAGGTGTAAGAATTGGGGGCGACGAGAGTGGGAGTCCACGACGAAGTCATTCCAGTGCCAGGAGAAGCTTTTCGCTGGACGATGAGAGGTTTAGAAAGGGTGTTCACGATTTCATCGCCAAGGCTCGAGCTGGGAGACATTCGAGAAACGTTTCGCAAAATCCACCTACGGCTGTCGTACCGCCTGAGCCAGGAGAGCATCTCCCTCGTATTACGGATCTCACCATGCCACGACCTGCTTACCTCATGATCTCACCTCCCCAAGGCGTGGTTACACACCTAGCGACCATGTCACTTCTCCCGTCAGCGTTAGTGAAGAACAAGGATCCCCAGGATGTAGCGGCTGAAGAAAAGCTGATTAGGAATTCGTCACTTGTGATCTTTGGGGATGAAGATGGGTTTGCGCCTGTGGGGAAGTTTAGAAGTTGGAAGGCGAAGATGGAGGGCAAGATGGGATCGCAGTTTAGGGGGAGGGAGATTGAGACGGCGGGACATTTTtgggtggaggagggggttTTGGATCAGTTGAGGGAGAGGGTTGGGGAGTTTGCTGATGAGTTACTTGCGGGATAG